A portion of the Aphelocoma coerulescens isolate FSJ_1873_10779 chromosome 1, UR_Acoe_1.0, whole genome shotgun sequence genome contains these proteins:
- the PTMS gene encoding parathymosin, translating to MRSAREKCPAPGGRRGGGGSGEGREEPRRRERFQREEGRAAGVENSRQEAACRQHCPPTRPRSAASRLPRIPLGEPVSLSLLPSSPALYKSPAPADPPTAGDPGTLAPGAGSRRRLRTAGTLRSRRGPLLALSLARFPPASSLRNRGARMSEKRVEEAPAELSAKERKEKKEKLEEKAVHKEKKKEIVEDEENGADEDDEENPDDVDEEEGGDEDEEGDENGQEQDGHAEKRSAEEEEDEVDPKRQKTENGSSA from the exons ATGCGATC AGCGCGGGAAAAGTGCCCAGCACCGGGCGGgcgacgggggggggggggaagcggggaggggcgggaggagCCCCGCCGCCGGGAGCGCTTCCAGCGGGAGGAAGGGCGGGCAGCTGGAGTGGAAAATTCCAGGCAGGAGGCCGCGTGTCGCCAGCACTGCCCTCCCACACGGCCCCGCAGCGCCGCTTCTCGCCTCCCCCGGATTCCTCTTGGAGAGCCAGTCAGCCT gtCCCTCCTTCCCTCGTCACCGGCGCTGTATAAATCCCCTGCCCCGGCGGATCCCCCCACCGCGGGAGACCCTGGTACTTTGGCCCCCGGGGCGGGATCCCGCCGCCGCCTGCGGACCGCTGGGACTTTGCGCTCCCGCCGCGGACCCCTCCTCGCTCTCTCCCTCGCACGGTTCCCACCGGCCTCTTCCCTTCGCAACCGGGGGGCCAGGATGTCGGAAAAACGCGTCGAGGAGGCACCGGCGGAGCTGAGCGCTAAG gaaaggaaagagaagaaggaaaaactcGAAGAGAAAGCAGTccacaaagaaaagaagaaggagaTAGTAGAG GATGAGGAGAACGGCGctgatgaggatgatgaagagAATCCTGATGATGTGGATGAAGAAGAAGGTGGTGATGAGGATGAAG AAGGAGACGAGAATGGGCAAGAGCAGGATGGCCACGCAGAGAAACGAtctgcagaggaggaagag GATGAAGTGGATCCAAAGAGACAGAAGACAGAAAACGGCTCTTCAGCTTGA